Proteins co-encoded in one Epinephelus moara isolate mb chromosome 11, YSFRI_EMoa_1.0, whole genome shotgun sequence genomic window:
- the LOC126397795 gene encoding beta-1,4-galactosyltransferase 1-like, whose product MVKNLFKILALFVFLRVAYVVLLLFQSKGSTVIYSTEPQLMENENDTLFQWINELIQPKTEGPNEVQEGAQMPPTTNTTNTTTTTTLGPCPDTAPNLLGPILVEFNSIRTLDEVRKEVGSPLQLGGRHKPTDCIAQQKVAIIIPFRNRHEHLKHWLYYLHPILIRQQSDYRVYVINQDGEEIFNKAKLMNAGFVEALKEYDFECFVFSDVDLIPMDDRNLYRCFDSPRHLSVAVDKFNFELPYSTIFGGVIALSKEQFLKVNGFSNTYWGWGGEDDDMYKRIYHHSMSISRPDMVTGKYRMVKHERDLHNKPNPKNPGKLSRTHVTMNEDGINSLKYTVKEIVKDKLYTYITVDVGVPPS is encoded by the exons ATGGtgaaaaatctttttaaaatcctggcactttttgttttcctcagagtGGCGTACgttgttttgcttctttttcaGAGCAAAGGCAGCACTGTAATTTATTCTACAGAGCCACAACtgatggaaaatgaaaatgacacaCTTTTCCAGTGGATAAATGAGCTCATCCAGCCGAAGACAGAAGGTCCAAATGAAGTCCAAGAAGGGGCACAGATGCCACCTACTACAAATACTACGAATACTACGACCACTACGACTTTGGGACCCTGCCCCGACACCGCTCCAAATCTTCTGGGTCCAATCCTTGTGGAGTTTAATTCTATACGAACTTTGGATGAGGTGAGAAAGGAGGTCGGATCTCCTCTTCAGTTAGGAGGACGGCACAAACCAACAGACTGTATTGCCCAACAGAAG GTGGCGATCATCATCCCATTCAGAAATCGGCATGAGCACCTTAAGCACTGGCTGTATTACCTCCATCCTATTTTGATTCGACAGCAGTCGGACTACAGAGTGTATGTCATCAACCAGGATGGAGAGGAAATATTCAACAAGGCTAAACTGATGAACGCAGGCTTTGTCGAAGCACTGAAGGAATATGATTTTGAGTGCTTTGTCTTCTCTGATGTAGATCTGATTCCTATGGATGACCGTAACCTCTACAGATGTTTTGACAGCCCCCGACACTTGTCTGTGGCTGTAGATAAATTCAACTTTGAGTTACCCTATTCAACCATCTTTGGTGGGGTTATTGCATTGTCCAAGGAGCAGTTCTTGAAGGTTAACGGCTTCTCGAACACTTACTGGGGCTGGGGTGGTGAGGACGACGATATGTATAAGCGAATTTACCACCATAGTATGTCCATTTCTCGACCTGACATGGTGACAGGAAAGTACAGGATGGTCAAACATGAGAGAGACTTGCACAACAAACCTAATCCAAAGAATCCTGGCAAACTAAGCAGAACTCATGTGACCATGAATGAAGATGGGATTAATTCCTTAAAGTACACAGTCAAGGAGATTGTGAAGGATAAACTGTACACTTATATCACTGTGGATGTTGGGGTTCCACCAAGCTGA
- the LOC126397794 gene encoding beta-1,4-galactosyltransferase 2-like, with product MSGQCSMSGATKMVMKLFNILVLFTFLSVACFVVLSLYSKDSTLCVFQKPQCMANGNDTLSQWINKLAQLKTKAPNAGQEETQMPPTTNETLGPCPDTPPNLVGVIHVEFNFARTFDEVRKEVTSLQEGGRYKPPDCIAQQKVAIIIPFRNRHEHLKHWLYYLHPILIRQQSDYRVYVINQDGKGVFNKAKLMNAGFVEALKEYDFECFVFSDVDLIPMDDRNLYRCFDSPRHLSVAVDKFNFELPYKTIFGGVIALSKEHFFKINGFSNTYWGWGGEDDDMYKRIIHLGMSISRPDMVTGKYRMVKHDRDLHNELNPKNLVKLKQTHWSMNTDGINSLKYTVKEIVKDKLFTYINVDIHAPPS from the exons ATGAGTGGACAGTGTTCAATGTCAGGGGCAACAAAAATGGTGATGAAGCTCTTCAACATCCTGGTGCTTTTTACTTTTCTCAGTGTGGCATGTTTTGTTGTGCTTTCACTCTACAGCAAAGACAgcactttgtgtgtttttcaaaagCCACAATGTATGGCAAATGGAAACGACACACTTTCCCAGTGGATAAATAAACTTGCTCAGCTGAAGACTAAAGCTCCAAATGCTGGCCAAGAAGAGACACAGATGCCACCCACTACAAATGAGACTCTGGGACCCTGCCCTGACACCCCTCCAAATCTTGTGGGTGTAATCCATGTGGAGTTCAATTTTGCACGGACTTTTGATGAGGTCAGAAAGGAGGTCACTTCTCTTCAGGAAGGAGGACGGTACAAACCACCAGACTGTATTGCCCAGCAGAAG GTGGCGATTATCATCCCATTCAGAAATCGGCATGAGCACCTTAAGCACTGGCTGTATTACCTCCATCCTATTTTGATACGACAGCAGTCGGACTACAGAGTGTATGTCATCAACCAGGATGGAAAGGGAGTGTTCAACAAGGCTAAACTGATGAACGCAGGCTTTGTCGAAGCACTGAAGGAATATGATTTTGAGTGCTTTGTCTTCTCTGACGTAGATCTGATTCCTATGGATGACCGCAACCTCTACAGATGTTTTGACAGCCCCAGACACTTGTCTGTGGCTGTAGATAAATTTAACTTCGAGTTACCCTATAAAACCATCTTTGGTGGGGTTATTGCATTGTCCAAGGAGCACTTCTTTAAGATTAACGGCTTCTCGAACACTTACTGGGGCTGGGGCGGTGAGGACGACGATATGTATAAGCGAATTATCCACCTTGGAATGTCCATTTCCCGACCTGACATGGTGACAGGAAAGTACAGGATGGTCAAACATGACAGAGACTTGCACAATGAACTCAACCCAAAGAATCTTGTCAAACTGAAGCAAACCCACTGGAGCATGAATACAGATGGAATCAATTCATTAAAGTACACAGTCAAGGAGATTGTGAAGGATAAACTGTTCACTTACATCAATGTGGATATTCATGCTCCACCGAGCTGA
- the LOC126397797 gene encoding beta-1,4-galactosyltransferase 2-like isoform X1, producing MLKKLFNILVFITFISLLYFVVFLFFSKKNTVIFFAKPHRMPNGDDTLSQWINEHVKLTTQAPNAGQEETQVPPTLGTCPDTPPNLVGPLHVDFSSTWTLDEVRKEVSGPLQEGGRYKPPDCIGQQKVAIIIPFRNRHEHLKHWLYYLHPILIRQQSDYRVYVINQDGEGVFNRAKLMNAGYTEALKEYDFDCFVFSDVDLVPMDDRNLYRCFDSPRHLAVAMDKFNFHLPYAHYFGGVISLSKEQFLKINGFPNTYWGWGGEDDDMYKRIIYSGMSISRPDLVTGKYRMVKHERDLHNELNPKNPGKLLITHWKMKKDGINTLKYTVKEIVKDILYTYISVDINAPLR from the exons atgctgaaaaaactCTTTAACATCCTGGTCTTTATTACTTTCATCAGTTTGctatattttgttgtgtttctattcttcagcaaaaaaaacactgtaattttttttgcaaagcCACATCGTATGCCAAATGGAGACGACACACTTTCTCAGTGGATTAATGAACACGTTAAACTGACGACTCAAGCTCCAAATGCAGGCCAGGAAGAGACACAGGTGCCACCGACTTTGGGAACCTGCCCTGACACCCCTCCAAATCTTGTAGGTCCACTCCATGTGGACTTCAGTTCAACTTGGACTTTGGATGAGGTGAGAAAGGAGGTCAGTGGCCCTCTTCAGGAAGGAGGACGGTACAAACCACCAGACTGTATCGGCCAACAGAAG GTGGCGATCATCATCCCATTCAGAAATCGACATGAGCACCTTAAGCACTGGTTGTATTACCTCCATCCTATTTTGATACGACAGCAGTCGGACTACAGAGTGTATGTCATCAACCAGGATGGAGAGGGAGTGTTTAACCGGGCCAAACTGATGAACGCAGGCTACACTGAAGCACTGAAGGAATATGATTTTGACTGCTTTGTCTTCTCTGACGTAGATCTGGTTCCTATGGATGACCGTAACCTCTACAGATGTTTTGACAGCCCCAGACACTTGGCTGTGGCTATGGACAAATTCAACTTCCACTTACCCTACGCCCACTACTTTGGTGGGGTTATTTCATTGTCCAAGGAGCAGTTCTTGAAGATTAATGGCTTCCCGAACACTTACTGGGGCTGGGGTGGTGAGGACGACGATATGTATAAGCGAATTATCTACAGTGGAATGTCCATTTCTCGACCTGACTTGGTGACAGGAAAGTACAGGATGGTCAAACATGAGAGAGACTTGCACAATGAACTCAACCCAAAGAATCCTGGCAAACTGCTCATAACCcattggaaaatgaaaaaagatggGATTAATACATTAAAGTATACAGTCAAGGAGATTGTGAAGGATATACTGTACACTTATATCAGTGTGGATATTAATGCTCCACTAAGATGA
- the LOC126397797 gene encoding beta-1,4-galactosyltransferase 2-like isoform X2, whose amino-acid sequence MPNGDDTLSQWINEHVKLTTQAPNAGQEETQVPPTLGTCPDTPPNLVGPLHVDFSSTWTLDEVRKEVSGPLQEGGRYKPPDCIGQQKVAIIIPFRNRHEHLKHWLYYLHPILIRQQSDYRVYVINQDGEGVFNRAKLMNAGYTEALKEYDFDCFVFSDVDLVPMDDRNLYRCFDSPRHLAVAMDKFNFHLPYAHYFGGVISLSKEQFLKINGFPNTYWGWGGEDDDMYKRIIYSGMSISRPDLVTGKYRMVKHERDLHNELNPKNPGKLLITHWKMKKDGINTLKYTVKEIVKDILYTYISVDINAPLR is encoded by the exons ATGCCAAATGGAGACGACACACTTTCTCAGTGGATTAATGAACACGTTAAACTGACGACTCAAGCTCCAAATGCAGGCCAGGAAGAGACACAGGTGCCACCGACTTTGGGAACCTGCCCTGACACCCCTCCAAATCTTGTAGGTCCACTCCATGTGGACTTCAGTTCAACTTGGACTTTGGATGAGGTGAGAAAGGAGGTCAGTGGCCCTCTTCAGGAAGGAGGACGGTACAAACCACCAGACTGTATCGGCCAACAGAAG GTGGCGATCATCATCCCATTCAGAAATCGACATGAGCACCTTAAGCACTGGTTGTATTACCTCCATCCTATTTTGATACGACAGCAGTCGGACTACAGAGTGTATGTCATCAACCAGGATGGAGAGGGAGTGTTTAACCGGGCCAAACTGATGAACGCAGGCTACACTGAAGCACTGAAGGAATATGATTTTGACTGCTTTGTCTTCTCTGACGTAGATCTGGTTCCTATGGATGACCGTAACCTCTACAGATGTTTTGACAGCCCCAGACACTTGGCTGTGGCTATGGACAAATTCAACTTCCACTTACCCTACGCCCACTACTTTGGTGGGGTTATTTCATTGTCCAAGGAGCAGTTCTTGAAGATTAATGGCTTCCCGAACACTTACTGGGGCTGGGGTGGTGAGGACGACGATATGTATAAGCGAATTATCTACAGTGGAATGTCCATTTCTCGACCTGACTTGGTGACAGGAAAGTACAGGATGGTCAAACATGAGAGAGACTTGCACAATGAACTCAACCCAAAGAATCCTGGCAAACTGCTCATAACCcattggaaaatgaaaaaagatggGATTAATACATTAAAGTATACAGTCAAGGAGATTGTGAAGGATATACTGTACACTTATATCAGTGTGGATATTAATGCTCCACTAAGATGA